The sequence below is a genomic window from Sulfuracidifex metallicus DSM 6482 = JCM 9184.
TTTAAAATGAAGGTTTGCATTCTCATGAAGGTTTTAGTTTCAAGTACGCCGTTCAGGGGAGAGTAAAACACCCTAAGTTTCACCAATGAAAGGAACATTAGCATAATCACCTTTAGCAGGTTCCTTGATATCTTACTGTCAGTTTCGTCGTGGATGTAACTTATTTCGACTTCCTTAACTTGATATCCATTCCTTTTGAAAGCATAGATTAAATTAACATCGAATAAGAAGTCCTGCATCACTAGTTCGTCCTTTATAGACAAGGCTTTTCTCTTGTCAAGAACTTTAACTCCACCCTGAAAGTCCGTTAAGCCCCTTAACGAAGGAAAGAATAACTTAGTCATGAAAATGAAAGCATTATGAAGAAACTTCCTCTTAAACGGCATTCCAATGATTTTTCGTTTTACCAATACCAAATCCCCTTTCTCTATTAGTAGTTTTTCCATGTCCTCCTTCGTGATAGGCATATCCGCGTCAAGGAGTAAAACTCTTCCTGAAGATGACTTTTCTATTCCGACCTTTAATGCACCTCCTTTTCCTAGCCTACTCTTTGAAACTAATAATTTCACTGGAAACTTCTTTACTACTTGAGGGGTATTGTCATTTCCGTCAAATACAGCTACTATCTCAGTGTTAGTCAAGCTCGAGAGCTGTTTCAAAGTCTTTCCTATTCTCTTCTCTTCATTGTAAGCTGGAATTAC
It includes:
- a CDS encoding glycosyltransferase, with protein sequence MISIVIPAYNEEKRIGKTLKQLSSLTNTEIVAVFDGNDNTPQVVKKFPVKLLVSKSRLGKGGALKVGIEKSSSGRVLLLDADMPITKEDMEKLLIEKGDLVLVKRKIIGMPFKRKFLHNAFIFMTKLFFPSLRGLTDFQGGVKVLDKRKALSIKDELVMQDFLFDVNLIYAFKRNGYQVKEVEISYIHDETDSKISRNLLKVIMLMFLSLVKLRVFYSPLNGVLETKTFMRMQTFILKVLR